The proteins below are encoded in one region of Citrobacter enshiensis:
- a CDS encoding MetQ/NlpA family ABC transporter substrate-binding protein: MKKSLTLLAAATLSALSFTAWADTLTVGASNVPHAEILEQAKPILAKQGIELKIQPFQDYILPNTALAGREIDANYFQHIPYLNSVLKDHAGDKTYDFVSAGAIHIEPIGIYSKKYKSLKDLPEGGKIIMRDAVSEEGRILSIFEKEGVITLKPGVDKVSARISDIVDNPKKLKFLPNVEAALLPQMYNNDEGDAVVINANYAIDAGLDPVHDPIAVESGENNPYANIITVHRGDEKKKDIVALVDVLHSQAIQDWIRTKYKGAVIPVNN; this comes from the coding sequence ATGAAAAAATCACTGACACTACTCGCCGCAGCAACCTTAAGCGCCCTGAGCTTTACCGCCTGGGCTGACACCCTGACCGTTGGCGCATCGAACGTTCCGCATGCTGAAATTCTCGAGCAGGCGAAACCGATCCTCGCAAAGCAGGGGATCGAACTGAAGATCCAACCCTTTCAGGATTACATCCTGCCGAATACCGCGCTGGCTGGGCGCGAGATTGATGCGAACTACTTCCAGCATATTCCGTACCTGAACAGCGTTCTGAAGGATCATGCGGGTGATAAAACCTATGATTTTGTCAGCGCAGGGGCGATTCATATTGAGCCGATCGGTATTTACTCGAAGAAATACAAGTCGCTGAAGGATCTGCCGGAAGGCGGCAAAATTATCATGCGTGATGCTGTCTCTGAAGAGGGACGTATCCTGTCGATTTTTGAAAAAGAAGGGGTGATCACACTGAAGCCTGGCGTGGATAAAGTGTCTGCCCGCATCAGCGACATTGTCGATAACCCGAAAAAGCTGAAGTTCCTGCCAAACGTTGAAGCGGCGCTGTTACCGCAGATGTATAACAACGACGAAGGTGACGCGGTGGTTATCAACGCCAACTACGCGATCGATGCCGGGCTGGATCCGGTACACGATCCGATTGCGGTAGAAAGTGGTGAAAATAACCCATACGCCAACATCATTACCGTGCATCGCGGCGATGAGAAGAAGAAGGATATTGTGGCGCTGGTTGACGTGCTGCACTCTCAGGCGATTCAGGACTGGATCCGCACCAAATATAAAGGCGCGGTGATCCCGGTCAATAACTGA